The Nostoc sp. 'Lobaria pulmonaria (5183) cyanobiont' genome window below encodes:
- a CDS encoding AI-2E family transporter, whose amino-acid sequence MNLGQWIGLIAIVLSLYILWQIREVLLLMFAAVVLATTLNRLAKRFQRFGMRRGFAVLLAVAIFFAGVVGFFWLIVPPFAQQFQELTYQVPKGFGRFNSWLDALRTRIPDQLIPYIPDINSLIQQVQPFANRLLGNSFAFVSGSLEVVLKILLVLVLTGMMLADPVAYRKVFVRLFPSFYRRRVDGILDKCEVSLEGWITGAFIAIFVVGLMSLIGLSILHVKAALALAVLAGFFNLIPNLGPTMSVIPAMAIAFLDEPWKAIAVLILYFIIQQVESNFITPVVMAHQVSLLPAITLIAQLFFVTFFGFLGLFLALPLTVVAKIWLQEVLIKDVLDEWGNNNRKETEFVIVSKSPGTDDNWTAENLDINENPSIDDDILKKSD is encoded by the coding sequence GTGAACCTGGGTCAATGGATCGGCTTAATCGCCATAGTTCTTTCTTTATACATCTTGTGGCAAATTCGAGAAGTACTTTTGCTCATGTTTGCCGCAGTTGTGTTAGCCACCACCTTAAATCGCCTAGCGAAACGCTTCCAAAGGTTTGGGATGAGGCGCGGATTTGCCGTCCTCTTAGCAGTAGCTATCTTTTTCGCAGGTGTCGTGGGCTTTTTCTGGCTAATTGTGCCGCCATTTGCCCAGCAGTTTCAAGAACTAACCTATCAAGTTCCTAAAGGGTTTGGACGCTTTAATAGTTGGCTTGATGCCTTGAGAACTCGTATTCCTGACCAGTTAATTCCTTACATCCCAGATATCAATAGCCTCATTCAACAAGTACAGCCCTTCGCCAATCGGCTACTGGGAAACTCCTTTGCTTTTGTATCTGGTTCTTTAGAAGTCGTCCTCAAGATTTTGCTAGTGTTGGTTTTAACAGGAATGATGTTAGCCGACCCCGTGGCTTACCGCAAAGTATTTGTGCGGCTTTTCCCTTCATTTTATCGGCGGCGGGTAGATGGAATTTTAGATAAATGTGAAGTCTCTTTGGAGGGATGGATTACAGGCGCTTTCATTGCCATCTTTGTAGTGGGTCTAATGAGTCTGATTGGCTTATCAATTTTGCATGTCAAGGCAGCACTAGCTTTAGCGGTTTTAGCGGGATTTTTTAACTTGATTCCCAATCTGGGGCCAACAATGAGTGTAATCCCAGCAATGGCGATCGCCTTCTTGGATGAACCTTGGAAAGCGATCGCTGTTTTGATTCTCTACTTTATCATTCAACAGGTTGAGAGTAATTTTATCACGCCCGTTGTCATGGCGCATCAAGTATCATTGCTGCCAGCCATAACCTTAATTGCCCAGCTATTTTTTGTGACTTTCTTTGGCTTTTTAGGATTATTTCTAGCGCTACCTCTAACTGTTGTCGCTAAAATTTGGTTGCAAGAAGTGTTAATTAAAGATGTTTTGGATGAATGGGGGAATAACAATAGAAAAGAGACTGAATTTGTGATAGTTTCTAAATCTCCTGGAACAGATGATAATTGGACGGCAGAAAATCTAGATATAAATGAGAATCCCTCGATTGATGATGATATCTTGAAAAAATCAGATTAG
- a CDS encoding WD40 repeat domain-containing protein codes for MQMDWISLLKAQQTDFLQRVKKPKTYDLSLLESQVKGCHTEIMAFWGEPLAKLQELSRQQAEVLAKNPPPIPPEYPEPPDWTIPFPKYFQQQAQDYLLREKIVDLVIAERLGKLVKKVSCDTLQNMILDDEGNLCGESKFSYVLKDNPQLSVQVYVADGESFNGIKKDKIKWSVTQEDLKNHQVLIFLCLFYPSTGQLGNERQSIITGFLPANQIELTEPKLYISPSNLLYGGGLSWYLESLLGKKDTSPVINEQAIADTIQTLPSEHCLKGIVGDWECWQTLQGHNRGINCLAFSSGCKNGKALPILASGSRGETKLWDLSKGELIETLSEYPWVISGLVDEVNSLAFSSDGQTLVSCGADSTIKLWHVGALDLIDILHKHNGVVRCAAFTPDGRMLATGGDDRKILFWDLMQRQVAIALSLDDTAAHSLVLSRDGETLVTGSYRKIKVWRTLPKTGIKSLKDAQPLHTLMGHSHIVRSLAISTDGKILVSGSWDQTIKIWQLETGELLHTLKGHRDRVYAIALSPNGQIIASGSADKTIKLWHLQTGELLATFTGHGNIVTALAFTPSGEMLVSGSLDKTIKIWQRS; via the coding sequence ATGCAGATGGATTGGATTAGCTTACTTAAAGCTCAACAAACTGACTTCCTTCAACGTGTGAAGAAACCTAAAACTTATGACTTATCTTTACTGGAAAGTCAAGTCAAAGGTTGTCACACTGAAATTATGGCTTTTTGGGGCGAGCCTTTGGCAAAACTCCAAGAACTTTCTCGCCAACAAGCAGAAGTTCTGGCCAAAAATCCGCCGCCGATACCGCCTGAATATCCTGAGCCTCCCGACTGGACGATACCTTTCCCCAAATACTTCCAGCAACAAGCCCAAGATTATCTTTTGCGGGAAAAAATCGTTGACTTGGTGATAGCTGAACGTTTGGGGAAATTGGTAAAAAAAGTGTCTTGTGATACTTTGCAAAACATGATTTTAGATGATGAAGGAAATTTGTGTGGCGAAAGCAAATTTTCTTATGTACTAAAAGATAATCCTCAGCTAAGTGTTCAAGTTTATGTTGCTGATGGAGAAAGTTTTAATGGTATTAAGAAAGACAAAATTAAGTGGTCAGTTACTCAAGAAGATTTAAAAAATCACCAAGTATTAATTTTTCTATGTTTGTTTTATCCATCTACAGGTCAGTTAGGAAACGAAAGACAAAGTATAATTACTGGCTTTTTACCTGCTAATCAAATTGAACTTACTGAACCAAAACTGTATATAAGTCCGAGTAACTTGTTGTATGGTGGGGGGTTGAGTTGGTATTTAGAATCACTTCTTGGCAAAAAAGACACCTCACCAGTCATTAATGAGCAGGCGATCGCAGATACAATACAGACTCTACCATCAGAGCATTGCCTTAAAGGTATAGTCGGTGATTGGGAATGCTGGCAGACTTTGCAAGGGCACAACAGGGGCATTAATTGCCTAGCTTTCAGTTCTGGGTGTAAGAATGGCAAAGCCTTACCCATATTAGCCAGTGGTAGTCGGGGAGAAACAAAACTCTGGGATTTAAGCAAGGGTGAATTAATAGAGACATTATCAGAGTATCCTTGGGTGATATCTGGGCTGGTGGATGAAGTGAATTCCCTGGCTTTTAGTTCAGATGGACAGACTTTAGTGAGTTGCGGTGCCGATTCTACAATTAAGCTTTGGCACGTAGGCGCACTAGACTTGATAGATATTTTGCACAAACATAATGGGGTAGTGCGGTGTGCTGCGTTTACCCCAGATGGCAGAATGTTAGCTACAGGCGGAGATGACAGAAAAATTCTATTTTGGGATTTGATGCAACGTCAGGTTGCGATCGCCCTCTCTTTAGATGATACCGCAGCTCATTCCCTGGTTTTGAGTCGGGACGGGGAAACTTTGGTTACAGGTAGCTATCGCAAAATTAAAGTTTGGCGTACCTTACCCAAGACGGGGATAAAAAGTTTAAAGGACGCACAACCACTGCATACCCTCATGGGTCATTCTCACATCGTTCGTTCCTTGGCGATTAGTACAGATGGTAAAATACTCGTCAGTGGTAGCTGGGATCAAACGATTAAAATTTGGCAATTGGAGACTGGGGAATTACTTCATACTCTTAAAGGACATAGAGATAGAGTATATGCGATCGCATTAAGTCCTAATGGGCAAATTATTGCTAGCGGTAGTGCTGATAAAACCATTAAATTGTGGCATCTACAAACCGGAGAATTGCTGGCTACGTTTACAGGTCATGGGAATATAGTCACAGCATTAGCTTTCACACCTTCCGGCGAGATGTTGGTTAGCGGGAGTTTGGATAAGACTATTAAAATTTGGCAACGCAGTTAG
- a CDS encoding alpha/beta hydrolase family protein: MTVRAFFEAAKVEGFQSPYDTIHLKILYPAQIPDQLEKSTGTEPANPENAPFPVVILFNGLNCDAQQYQWLAVKLAERGLVVVLFNWITKNLPGVISLTPGIDFEKMKPTIYRTAPTASALPALLAKLEQLQNQGILAGMLDLQRIILGGHSAGGRVSMENADPRFFPEVAASFAYGASSTGFPIIGYEPGTILPLPDSLPLLLMGGTRDGFMVKSSEVSPEDATTPVIRTFQEAITGGRNDTYLVILEGANHFSIVDEPDSTIVRSSLDLEATQSQENLRLLISEIIGLFIDTYVRHQPEASQLLEQLLNTANPLIKSFERK, translated from the coding sequence ATGACAGTTCGGGCTTTTTTTGAAGCTGCCAAAGTTGAAGGTTTCCAGTCACCTTACGATACCATTCACCTGAAAATTCTCTATCCAGCACAGATACCCGATCAGTTAGAAAAAAGTACCGGAACTGAGCCAGCTAATCCAGAAAACGCACCTTTTCCAGTAGTGATTTTATTCAACGGCTTGAACTGTGATGCTCAACAATACCAATGGCTAGCGGTTAAACTCGCTGAACGTGGATTGGTAGTGGTTCTGTTTAATTGGATTACCAAAAATCTACCAGGCGTAATTAGCCTCACACCTGGGATTGATTTTGAAAAGATGAAACCCACAATTTATCGTACTGCTCCCACAGCTTCGGCTTTGCCAGCACTTTTAGCTAAACTCGAACAGTTACAAAATCAGGGAATTTTAGCAGGAATGCTGGATTTACAACGGATCATTCTCGGTGGACACTCTGCGGGTGGTAGGGTATCTATGGAAAATGCTGACCCTCGGTTTTTCCCTGAAGTTGCTGCATCTTTTGCTTATGGCGCAAGTAGCACAGGATTTCCAATCATCGGGTATGAACCAGGAACCATTTTACCTTTACCAGATTCCCTACCACTTCTACTGATGGGAGGAACCCGTGATGGATTCATGGTTAAGAGTAGCGAAGTAAGTCCTGAGGATGCTACCACCCCAGTCATCCGTACATTCCAAGAAGCAATTACTGGGGGACGAAATGACACCTATCTGGTAATTTTAGAAGGAGCAAATCACTTTTCGATAGTTGATGAGCCAGACTCCACTATAGTTAGATCCTCTCTCGACTTAGAAGCTACTCAATCCCAAGAAAACTTGCGTTTGCTGATAAGTGAAATTATTGGTCTGTTTATTGACACTTATGTTCGCCACCAACCAGAAGCATCTCAGTTGCTTGAGCAATTATTAAATACTGCCAATCCTCTGATAAAATCCTTTGAGCGTAAGTAG
- a CDS encoding SDR family oxidoreductase has product MTSASYIFLAGASRGVGREIAQYLTTQQLKVKALLRTAAVASELERIGIEVVQGDALNVGDVERAILTDEPIHTVISTIGGLPSDVERPDYPGNRNLIDAAVKAGVQKFILVSSIGTGNSVVAASPQVLQVLGKVLAEKDKAEQHLIASGLTYTIIRPGGLKSESATGNGVLTEDPQIIGSINRADVAQLVVRCLNSQHANNKILSAVDRNMLFGQREFAEFSLG; this is encoded by the coding sequence ATGACAAGTGCATCTTATATTTTTCTGGCTGGAGCAAGTCGCGGTGTTGGTCGAGAAATTGCCCAATATCTGACAACGCAACAGCTAAAGGTTAAAGCCCTCCTGAGAACAGCAGCAGTTGCTAGTGAACTAGAAAGAATCGGTATTGAGGTAGTTCAGGGAGATGCCTTGAATGTTGGCGATGTAGAACGCGCAATCCTGACAGATGAACCTATTCACACTGTTATCAGTACAATTGGCGGTTTACCATCAGATGTAGAAAGGCCCGATTACCCTGGTAATAGAAATCTGATCGATGCAGCAGTTAAAGCTGGAGTGCAAAAGTTTATTCTTGTGTCTTCCATTGGTACTGGCAATAGTGTTGTTGCTGCCTCACCCCAAGTTTTACAGGTTCTGGGAAAAGTTTTAGCTGAGAAAGACAAAGCTGAACAACACTTAATTGCCAGTGGACTCACCTATACAATCATCCGTCCTGGTGGACTCAAGTCAGAATCAGCAACGGGTAATGGCGTTTTAACCGAAGATCCACAGATTATTGGTAGCATCAATCGTGCAGATGTCGCGCAGTTAGTTGTTCGCTGTTTAAATAGCCAACACGCCAATAATAAAATTTTGTCAGCCGTAGACCGAAACATGCTATTTGGGCAAAGAGAATTTGCAGAATTTAGTTTGGGTTAG
- a CDS encoding xanthine dehydrogenase family protein molybdopterin-binding subunit: MNKVIGTAINRKDGRAKVTGTATYAAEHQIPGLVHGYLVTASIANGQIKNIDTSVAEKAIGVIDVFTHKNSPKVFMPANDFITSKIYEARLPLSDDKIHYAGQIIGLVVADTFERARDAAHLVKVEYTSQKPVVEAAKATFKEAPPQMGQELKFEKGNFAAGVASATTKLTATYKTAIELHAAMEPHAIIAHWEDANSLTVYEPSQWVLATGRTYAELFGLPTEQVHVVTPFLGGAFGSKAFPWPHGILCAAAARELQRPLRVVLSRRQMTANAGHRSQTEQTMRLGATADGSLTAIAHEVKSCTSPVEVFTEPCTSVTPVMYTAPNLQLKQELAVLNIGTPTFMRGPGENPGMWAMESAMDELAWMLKIDPVELRLKNQTKEHQREGLPFSAKHFADCLLLGAEQFGWKDRPKQPRSLTSDGKLVGWGMAAATYPGRRGAASVKVRLLPDGTAHVLTAGNDMGTGAYTVVAATAADALGLPVEQIHVELGDSLLPDGGMAGGSMMTASLVPAVMSACEQVLKTANAKTAQEAFATLSQSGQAAIEATASSAPGDETKKWAFQSWGAHFCEVSVDEEIGRLRVTRWVSVMNIGRIINSKTVASQVRGGVIMGIGQALMEECQVDPNIGYPVVYDLATYHFPAHADIPRIQVAFVGEPDFNFNPAGVRGVGEIAITGVSAAIANAVYHATGKRIRDLPITPDKLL; the protein is encoded by the coding sequence ATGAACAAAGTAATTGGGACTGCCATCAACCGTAAGGATGGACGGGCAAAGGTAACGGGCACGGCAACCTACGCCGCAGAACATCAAATTCCAGGTCTGGTTCACGGTTATCTTGTCACCGCCAGCATTGCCAATGGGCAAATTAAAAATATCGACACCAGTGTGGCAGAAAAGGCAATAGGTGTGATAGATGTTTTCACGCATAAAAACTCGCCGAAAGTGTTTATGCCAGCCAACGACTTTATCACCTCGAAAATCTACGAGGCTCGTCTGCCGTTGTCGGATGACAAAATTCACTATGCAGGGCAAATTATCGGTTTGGTAGTAGCAGATACCTTCGAGCGGGCGCGTGATGCGGCGCATTTGGTCAAGGTGGAATACACAAGCCAAAAGCCAGTCGTGGAAGCTGCAAAAGCCACCTTCAAGGAGGCACCACCGCAGATGGGTCAAGAGCTAAAGTTTGAAAAGGGGAATTTTGCGGCAGGGGTGGCGAGTGCAACAACGAAACTTACAGCCACCTACAAGACAGCCATCGAACTGCACGCGGCGATGGAACCCCATGCGATCATTGCCCACTGGGAAGATGCAAATTCTCTCACTGTTTACGAACCGTCTCAGTGGGTGTTGGCAACTGGGCGCACCTATGCAGAACTCTTTGGACTGCCAACTGAACAGGTTCATGTCGTCACACCTTTTTTGGGTGGAGCTTTCGGCTCTAAAGCCTTTCCCTGGCCCCACGGTATTCTCTGTGCTGCGGCTGCCCGTGAACTTCAGCGTCCTCTCAGAGTCGTCCTCAGCCGACGGCAAATGACAGCGAACGCCGGACACCGCTCCCAAACCGAGCAAACTATGCGCTTGGGAGCAACTGCTGATGGTAGTTTAACTGCGATCGCCCATGAGGTTAAATCCTGTACCTCACCAGTGGAGGTCTTTACAGAACCCTGTACCTCGGTCACGCCAGTTATGTACACAGCGCCGAATTTGCAACTGAAGCAGGAACTAGCGGTGCTGAACATCGGTACACCAACATTCATGCGCGGGCCAGGAGAGAATCCTGGGATGTGGGCGATGGAGTCAGCGATGGACGAATTAGCCTGGATGCTAAAGATTGACCCGGTAGAACTGCGCCTAAAAAACCAAACTAAAGAACACCAGCGCGAAGGTCTGCCATTCTCAGCCAAACATTTTGCTGACTGTTTGCTCTTAGGTGCGGAGCAATTTGGCTGGAAAGACAGACCAAAACAGCCCCGTTCTTTGACATCCGATGGTAAACTCGTTGGTTGGGGGATGGCGGCAGCAACCTACCCTGGCAGGCGAGGTGCAGCATCAGTCAAGGTACGGCTGCTACCAGATGGTACTGCCCATGTTCTCACTGCCGGGAATGACATGGGCACTGGCGCATATACCGTTGTTGCAGCCACAGCAGCAGACGCATTGGGGCTACCCGTCGAACAGATACATGTAGAGTTAGGCGACTCCTTGCTACCAGATGGAGGCATGGCAGGTGGTTCCATGATGACAGCATCTCTGGTTCCGGCGGTGATGTCAGCTTGTGAGCAAGTTCTGAAAACTGCTAATGCTAAGACCGCACAGGAGGCGTTTGCAACTCTGAGTCAGTCCGGCCAAGCAGCAATTGAGGCCACAGCATCCTCTGCTCCTGGCGATGAAACCAAGAAATGGGCGTTCCAGTCTTGGGGCGCACATTTTTGCGAAGTCAGTGTGGATGAAGAAATCGGGCGTTTGCGGGTGACGCGCTGGGTGTCAGTGATGAATATCGGGCGAATTATCAACTCTAAAACAGTTGCCAGTCAAGTCCGTGGTGGTGTGATCATGGGTATTGGGCAAGCTTTAATGGAGGAGTGCCAAGTTGATCCAAACATCGGCTACCCCGTGGTTTATGACCTTGCTACCTATCACTTCCCAGCCCATGCAGATATTCCTCGCATTCAGGTGGCCTTCGTCGGCGAACCTGACTTCAACTTCAACCCAGCAGGTGTACGAGGTGTAGGCGAAATTGCGATCACAGGTGTTTCAGCTGCGATCGCCAATGCAGTTTACCATGCCACTGGTAAGCGCATCCGTGATTTACCCATTACACCTGACAAGTTGCTCTAA
- a CDS encoding FAD binding domain-containing protein: MNNFTYARATSVKDAVERATNDQNAILIAGGTNLVDRLKVFLDEPSQLIDISRLEMKRIERTSEGGLSLGALVTNTAVADHPDVRRDYPILSRAILSGASQQIRNMATVGGNLLQRTRCPYYYDTAFPCNKRQPGSGCPAATGINRMHAILGASDQCVAVQPSDMCVPLAALDAVVVVEGPKGKRQIPLTDFHRLPGNTPQRDTNLEPGELITSVVLPPVPFAKSGVYLKLRDRTSYAFALVSVAAAVDLAGEQIQNVRLAMGGVAHKPWRSKEAEKFLIGKSANTATFQQAAEIALLEAKPLTHNSFKVDLAKRAIRRALTVSAKGGGVV; encoded by the coding sequence ATGAACAACTTCACTTACGCCCGTGCCACCTCTGTGAAAGATGCGGTTGAACGGGCAACGAATGACCAAAATGCGATATTGATTGCAGGCGGTACGAACTTGGTTGACCGTCTCAAGGTTTTCCTAGATGAGCCATCGCAACTTATCGACATCTCTCGATTAGAGATGAAGCGCATTGAACGGACAAGTGAGGGTGGTCTGAGCCTTGGAGCGCTAGTAACTAACACAGCAGTGGCAGACCATCCTGATGTTCGCCGTGATTATCCAATACTGTCCCGGGCGATTCTTTCTGGTGCGTCTCAGCAAATCCGCAATATGGCAACCGTAGGGGGCAACCTACTGCAACGCACTCGCTGTCCCTACTACTACGATACCGCCTTCCCTTGCAACAAACGGCAACCGGGAAGCGGCTGTCCGGCAGCAACGGGCATCAACCGGATGCACGCCATCCTTGGGGCCAGTGACCAATGCGTGGCAGTTCAACCCTCGGATATGTGTGTCCCTCTTGCGGCTCTGGATGCTGTTGTTGTTGTGGAAGGCCCCAAGGGTAAGCGGCAGATACCATTGACAGACTTTCACCGTCTACCAGGGAACACACCCCAGCGAGATACAAACTTAGAGCCAGGTGAGTTGATTACCTCTGTGGTTCTGCCCCCAGTGCCGTTTGCCAAATCAGGGGTTTACCTAAAGTTACGCGATCGCACTTCCTATGCCTTTGCGTTAGTCTCTGTGGCAGCTGCGGTTGACTTAGCGGGTGAGCAGATTCAGAATGTGCGCTTGGCAATGGGTGGCGTAGCCCATAAACCTTGGCGCTCAAAGGAAGCAGAAAAGTTTTTGATCGGCAAGAGTGCCAATACTGCAACGTTTCAACAGGCGGCAGAAATTGCACTTCTTGAAGCTAAACCATTAACTCATAACAGTTTCAAAGTTGACTTGGCAAAGCGGGCAATTCGTCGCGCACTCACGGTGTCAGCTAAAGGAGGAGGCGTAGTATGA
- a CDS encoding 2Fe-2S iron-sulfur cluster-binding protein — MEHKKRAEITSQPGFLGQALTAAGTAIAAPSLLNQATIAKEASQSNPGEINVKLTVNGEQQTLDLEPRVTLLDALRDRLGLVGSKKGCDHGQCGACTVLIDGERVYSCLTLAVMQEDKAIVTIEGLANGDTLHPVQAAFIDNDGFQCGYCTPGQICASVALLDEVKRGCASVVTPDLASPPQLAELSEAEIKERLSGNLCRCSAYNGIVAAVQQVTGQKPPSPAAVMVNEPQEMLR; from the coding sequence ATGGAACACAAAAAAAGGGCAGAAATAACATCCCAACCCGGTTTTTTGGGACAGGCACTGACTGCTGCCGGAACAGCTATAGCCGCTCCCTCATTACTCAATCAGGCAACTATAGCAAAGGAAGCTAGCCAAAGTAACCCAGGTGAGATCAACGTGAAACTTACTGTTAACGGTGAGCAGCAAACCCTCGACCTTGAGCCGCGTGTCACACTCTTAGATGCCCTGCGCGATCGCTTGGGGCTAGTGGGCAGCAAAAAGGGATGCGATCATGGGCAGTGTGGGGCTTGTACTGTTCTAATCGATGGTGAGCGAGTTTATTCCTGCCTGACTCTGGCAGTGATGCAGGAAGACAAGGCGATCGTCACCATTGAAGGACTGGCCAACGGCGATACTCTCCATCCAGTACAAGCAGCATTCATTGATAACGATGGCTTCCAGTGCGGCTACTGTACCCCAGGACAGATTTGTGCTTCTGTTGCCTTACTTGATGAAGTCAAACGGGGCTGTGCCAGCGTTGTCACACCAGATTTGGCTAGTCCCCCACAGTTGGCTGAACTCTCTGAAGCTGAAATCAAGGAGCGACTGAGTGGTAATCTCTGTCGATGTAGCGCTTACAACGGCATTGTGGCAGCAGTCCAGCAGGTAACGGGACAAAAACCGCCCTCTCCTGCCGCAGTGATGGTCAATGAACCCCAGGAGATGCTCAGATGA
- a CDS encoding aromatic ring-hydroxylating oxygenase subunit alpha, which produces MKNNDNFVLRNTWYYALPSNQIKPGMMVSRIFLGEPVLLVRDQNGKVSAMTDICPHRAVPLSCGRFDGQEVECCYHGWRFNPAGRCTAIPSLVEEQQIDLSRFDVQSYEVREAQGNIWIYMADPDKSKSASEMEIPVIPGFDDRSHQFIEVVKFPCFIDHAVVGLMDPAHSPYVHRAWWWRSEQLHEEVKQFDASPYGFTMRRHRLPANGGRLYWLIGGGVPETEISFRLPGVRIEETTIGNHRVVNLTAVTPISDTETEVTFALYWTLPWVGFFKPLLHLLARTFIGQDRTVVEKQQIGLQYNPVLRLIKDSDMQAQWYYQLKREYARSVAEGREFVNPVKGQILRWRA; this is translated from the coding sequence ATGAAAAATAACGATAACTTTGTATTACGGAATACTTGGTACTATGCTCTGCCTAGTAATCAAATCAAGCCAGGTATGATGGTCAGCCGCATTTTCTTGGGTGAACCGGTGCTGTTAGTTCGAGACCAGAATGGTAAAGTCTCGGCTATGACAGATATTTGTCCTCATCGTGCCGTGCCTTTGAGTTGTGGTAGATTCGATGGGCAGGAAGTGGAATGCTGCTATCACGGTTGGCGCTTTAACCCGGCTGGACGCTGCACTGCAATTCCATCTCTTGTTGAGGAGCAGCAAATTGATTTGAGTCGCTTTGACGTACAATCCTACGAAGTCAGGGAAGCCCAAGGGAATATCTGGATATATATGGCTGATCCCGATAAATCTAAATCGGCTTCTGAGATGGAGATTCCAGTGATTCCAGGGTTTGATGATCGATCGCACCAGTTTATAGAGGTGGTAAAATTCCCTTGTTTTATAGATCATGCAGTAGTGGGTCTGATGGACCCTGCCCATTCACCCTACGTTCATCGCGCTTGGTGGTGGCGAAGTGAACAACTGCACGAGGAAGTTAAGCAATTCGATGCTTCACCCTACGGCTTCACGATGCGACGACACCGATTACCAGCGAATGGCGGTCGATTATACTGGCTGATTGGCGGTGGTGTGCCGGAAACGGAGATTTCTTTTCGTTTACCTGGCGTGAGAATAGAAGAAACCACAATTGGCAACCATCGAGTCGTTAATTTAACGGCAGTTACACCCATTTCAGACACAGAAACTGAGGTAACTTTTGCTCTTTACTGGACACTTCCTTGGGTGGGATTTTTCAAGCCACTGCTACATCTCCTGGCGCGGACTTTCATTGGTCAAGACCGCACGGTTGTGGAAAAGCAGCAAATTGGTTTGCAATATAATCCTGTGCTGCGACTGATTAAGGATTCAGATATGCAGGCGCAGTGGTATTACCAGTTGAAGCGGGAGTATGCTCGGTCTGTCGCTGAAGGACGAGAATTTGTGAATCCTGTCAAGGGTCAGATACTCCGCTGGCGTGCTTAA